A window of the Melospiza melodia melodia isolate bMelMel2 chromosome 25, bMelMel2.pri, whole genome shotgun sequence genome harbors these coding sequences:
- the LOC134429433 gene encoding zinc finger protein 436-like isoform X1 translates to MKKEEAVGKRKMAREPQADQELRMESREDKCPQQNLVEEAVLSSSTAQESNEEEKPQRSLTRRGCKRRSRGSEEERPTLSWGDSWSSELGVPEQLQDGEKPHKCSECGKSFSKRSSLIIHCRIHTGERPYGCGQCGKSFKRNSELTRHRRIHTGERSHECPQCGKSFCNRPDLIKHQRSHTGERPYYCGMCGKSFSHSSGLIVHMVIHSRERPYECGQCGKSFRRSYELSRHQRRNTGEQPYKCPECGKSFCKRVDLIKHQRTHMGEGPYECGKCSKRFYTKSDLIKHQHIHTEETPFRCPDCGKGFRYNCTLVIHRRSHTGERPYECDQCRKRFKTSSNLLLHQRIHTDERPFHCPDCGKGFQHNCTLVKHRRIHTGEKPYECSECGKSFSQSGNLTRHQRSHY, encoded by the exons ATGAAAAAGGAGGAGGCCGTAGGGAAGAGGAAGATGGCccgggagccccaggcag accaggagctgaggatggagagcagggaggacaaatgcccacagcagaacctcgtggaagaggctgttttgagcagctccacagcacaggaatccaacgaggaggaaaagccccagagatccctcacgaggaggggctgcaaacgcagatcacggggatctgaggaggaaagacccacccttaGCTGGGGAGACAGttggagctcagagctgggggtccctgagcagcttcaggatggggagaagccccacaagtgctcagaatgtgggaagagctttagtaAGAGATCCTCCCTGATCATCCACTGCAgaatccacaccggggaacggccctatggctgtgggcagtgtgggaagagcttcaagagGAATTCCGAACTGACCAGACACCGGAGGATCCACACAGGAGAACGGTcccatgagtgtccccagtgtggcaagagcttctGCAACCGTCCTGACCTGATCAAACACCAGAGgagccacacaggggagaggccctactaTTGTGGaatgtgtgggaagagcttcagccatagCTCCGGCCTGATCGTCCACATGGTAATCCactccagggagaggccctacgagtgtgggcagtgtgggaagagcttcagaagGAGCTATGAACTGAGCAGACACCAGAGGAGAAACACAGGGGAACAGCCCTAcaagtgtcccgagtgtgggaagagcttctgcaaGCGTGTTGACCTGATCAAACACCAGAGGACCCACATGGGGGAAGGTCCCTACGAGTGTGGTAAATGCTCAAAGAGGTTTTACACCAAGTCCGATCTCATCAAGCACCAGcacattcacacagaggagacgcccttccgctgccctgactgcgggaagggcttcagatACAACTGCACCCTCGTCATCCACcggaggagccacactggggagaggccctacgagtgtgatcaatgcaggaagaggtttaagaccagctccaatcttCTGCTTCACCAGCgcattcacacagatgagaggcccttccactgccctgactgtgggaagggcttccagcACAACTGCACCCTCGTCAaacaccggcgcatccacacaggggagaagccctacgagtgttctgagtgtgggaagagcttctctcagagtgGTAAcctgaccagacaccaacggagccactactaa
- the LOC134429433 gene encoding zinc finger protein 239-like isoform X2 gives MESREDKCPQQNLVEEAVLSSSTAQESNEEEKPQRSLTRRGCKRRSRGSEEERPTLSWGDSWSSELGVPEQLQDGEKPHKCSECGKSFSKRSSLIIHCRIHTGERPYGCGQCGKSFKRNSELTRHRRIHTGERSHECPQCGKSFCNRPDLIKHQRSHTGERPYYCGMCGKSFSHSSGLIVHMVIHSRERPYECGQCGKSFRRSYELSRHQRRNTGEQPYKCPECGKSFCKRVDLIKHQRTHMGEGPYECGKCSKRFYTKSDLIKHQHIHTEETPFRCPDCGKGFRYNCTLVIHRRSHTGERPYECDQCRKRFKTSSNLLLHQRIHTDERPFHCPDCGKGFQHNCTLVKHRRIHTGEKPYECSECGKSFSQSGNLTRHQRSHY, from the coding sequence atggagagcagggaggacaaatgcccacagcagaacctcgtggaagaggctgttttgagcagctccacagcacaggaatccaacgaggaggaaaagccccagagatccctcacgaggaggggctgcaaacgcagatcacggggatctgaggaggaaagacccacccttaGCTGGGGAGACAGttggagctcagagctgggggtccctgagcagcttcaggatggggagaagccccacaagtgctcagaatgtgggaagagctttagtaAGAGATCCTCCCTGATCATCCACTGCAgaatccacaccggggaacggccctatggctgtgggcagtgtgggaagagcttcaagagGAATTCCGAACTGACCAGACACCGGAGGATCCACACAGGAGAACGGTcccatgagtgtccccagtgtggcaagagcttctGCAACCGTCCTGACCTGATCAAACACCAGAGgagccacacaggggagaggccctactaTTGTGGaatgtgtgggaagagcttcagccatagCTCCGGCCTGATCGTCCACATGGTAATCCactccagggagaggccctacgagtgtgggcagtgtgggaagagcttcagaagGAGCTATGAACTGAGCAGACACCAGAGGAGAAACACAGGGGAACAGCCCTAcaagtgtcccgagtgtgggaagagcttctgcaaGCGTGTTGACCTGATCAAACACCAGAGGACCCACATGGGGGAAGGTCCCTACGAGTGTGGTAAATGCTCAAAGAGGTTTTACACCAAGTCCGATCTCATCAAGCACCAGcacattcacacagaggagacgcccttccgctgccctgactgcgggaagggcttcagatACAACTGCACCCTCGTCATCCACcggaggagccacactggggagaggccctacgagtgtgatcaatgcaggaagaggtttaagaccagctccaatcttCTGCTTCACCAGCgcattcacacagatgagaggcccttccactgccctgactgtgggaagggcttccagcACAACTGCACCCTCGTCAaacaccggcgcatccacacaggggagaagccctacgagtgttctgagtgtgggaagagcttctctcagagtgGTAAcctgaccagacaccaacggagccactactaa